Proteins found in one Solitalea lacus genomic segment:
- a CDS encoding thiamine pyrophosphate-binding protein, with amino-acid sequence MKASDFIADFLEKKGIKSVFELSGGMITHLLDSISLRTNINIVTMHHEQSAAFAADAYGRVTGLPGIALATSGPGATNLLTGIGSCYFDSSPAIFITGQVNRHEQKGNKAIRQLGFQETDIVAMAKPITKACFQIQNAEAIPNVFDEAFKIALEGRPGPVLIDIPMDVQRAQIESKPFIDHQESYSTLLPENEILNLIAEIQKAKKPLILVGRGVKAAQCQFEFDQFVEQTQVPVMSTLLAVDAIEYEHELRVGFIGSYGNRWANIAFGECDLLIVLGSRLDIRQTGADTKFIENRKIYHVDCEAGEINNRVKGCVPFLTDLKIFFKQFAALSSKFEFSKPTEWLQYINDLRTQWPDTKELDPVGINPNVFMCQLSEASEKAFAYLADVGSHQMWAAQSLRLRKDQFFITSGGMGAMGFALPAGIGACIAHENAPVVVIVGDGCMQINIQEMQTIVRNKLPVKMVVMNNRSLGMIRQFQDSYFDSRYQSTYWGYDAPDFEKVAVAYGIEAKTITAPEEIGQAVKWLWDNDNSDMPLLLQVMIDTHTNTYPKIAFGKPLTEMEPFAKPIEMEGT; translated from the coding sequence ATGAAAGCATCAGATTTTATAGCTGATTTCTTGGAAAAAAAAGGCATTAAAAGTGTTTTTGAACTTTCAGGAGGGATGATCACTCACCTTTTAGATTCTATTAGCCTGCGTACAAATATAAATATTGTTACTATGCATCACGAGCAATCTGCTGCATTTGCAGCAGATGCTTATGGTAGAGTTACCGGTTTGCCTGGTATTGCTTTGGCTACAAGTGGGCCTGGAGCTACCAATTTGTTAACCGGTATTGGAAGTTGTTATTTTGATTCTTCTCCTGCAATTTTTATTACTGGTCAGGTTAATCGTCATGAACAAAAAGGGAATAAAGCAATAAGACAATTAGGTTTTCAAGAAACTGATATTGTTGCTATGGCAAAACCTATAACAAAAGCATGTTTTCAAATTCAAAATGCTGAAGCTATTCCCAATGTCTTTGATGAAGCTTTTAAAATAGCATTAGAGGGTAGACCAGGGCCTGTTTTAATTGATATTCCAATGGATGTTCAAAGGGCTCAAATTGAATCGAAACCTTTCATTGACCACCAGGAAAGTTATTCAACTCTCCTTCCCGAGAATGAAATATTGAATTTAATTGCAGAAATACAAAAGGCTAAGAAGCCTTTAATACTAGTAGGTAGAGGGGTTAAGGCTGCTCAGTGTCAATTTGAATTTGATCAATTTGTAGAACAAACACAAGTACCTGTTATGAGCACTTTACTTGCGGTTGATGCCATTGAATATGAACATGAATTGCGGGTTGGTTTTATAGGCAGCTATGGTAACCGATGGGCAAATATAGCTTTCGGCGAATGTGACCTTTTAATTGTTTTGGGAAGTAGATTAGATATTCGTCAAACAGGAGCTGATACCAAATTTATTGAGAATAGGAAAATCTATCATGTAGATTGTGAAGCAGGTGAAATTAATAATAGGGTTAAGGGCTGTGTCCCATTTCTAACAGATTTAAAGATCTTCTTTAAACAATTCGCTGCACTTAGCAGTAAGTTCGAATTTTCTAAGCCGACTGAATGGCTCCAATATATAAACGATTTAAGAACTCAATGGCCTGACACAAAAGAGTTAGATCCTGTAGGTATAAACCCTAATGTATTCATGTGTCAGTTATCTGAAGCAAGTGAAAAGGCTTTTGCATATTTAGCTGACGTAGGTAGCCATCAAATGTGGGCAGCTCAATCTTTAAGGCTAAGGAAGGATCAGTTCTTTATAACTTCAGGTGGAATGGGGGCTATGGGATTTGCATTGCCAGCTGGTATCGGTGCCTGTATCGCCCATGAAAATGCTCCTGTTGTTGTCATAGTAGGGGATGGTTGTATGCAGATTAATATTCAAGAGATGCAAACGATTGTTCGCAATAAGCTACCTGTTAAAATGGTGGTGATGAACAATAGGAGTTTAGGAATGATTAGACAATTTCAGGATAGTTATTTTGACTCCAGATACCAATCTACATACTGGGGCTATGATGCTCCTGATTTTGAAAAAGTTGCAGTGGCTTATGGCATAGAAGCTAAAACAATCACAGCACCGGAAGAAATTGGACAAGCTGTTAAATGGTTATGGGATAATGACAATAGTGATATGCCATTGTTGTTACAGGTTATGATTGATACTCATACTAATACTTATCCTAAAATAGCATTTGGCAAACCATTAACTGAAATGGAGCCATTTGCAAAACCAATTGAAATGGAAGGAACTTAG
- a CDS encoding HAD family hydrolase — MRYKGILLDIDNTLYDYNLTHSFAKNKVFDYCIREFHLSKTEISLAYDKARNNVHVELSETAASHNRLLYFQKMLEILKINTLQYSFELYNIYWDNFLEVLKPFDGIYDLLEKYENKICLITDLTAHIQYRKIKKMGLEKHCSMIVTSEEAGREKPHPYMFMLALNKLNLRPGEVCMIGDSFKKDIIGATAFGIESIWFNHEEKIVSCDNILIREVRNFKDILELL, encoded by the coding sequence ATGAGATATAAAGGAATACTACTTGATATAGATAATACACTTTATGACTATAATTTAACTCACTCTTTTGCAAAAAATAAAGTATTCGATTATTGTATTAGAGAATTTCATTTATCAAAAACTGAAATTAGTTTAGCTTATGATAAGGCTAGAAATAATGTTCATGTTGAATTAAGTGAAACAGCTGCTTCGCATAACAGACTATTGTATTTTCAAAAGATGTTAGAAATTCTTAAAATCAATACTCTACAGTATAGTTTTGAGCTATATAATATCTATTGGGATAATTTCTTAGAAGTATTAAAACCATTTGATGGAATATATGATTTGCTTGAGAAGTATGAAAATAAAATTTGTTTAATCACAGACCTTACAGCTCATATACAATACCGTAAAATAAAAAAAATGGGGCTTGAAAAACATTGCTCTATGATTGTTACGAGTGAAGAGGCGGGGAGAGAAAAGCCTCATCCTTATATGTTTATGTTAGCGTTAAATAAATTGAATTTAAGACCTGGTGAAGTGTGCATGATCGGAGATAGCTTTAAAAAAGATATCATTGGTGCAACGGCTTTCGGTATTGAATCTATTTGGTTTAATCATGAGGAGAAAATAGTGTCATGTGATAATATCCTTATAAGAGAGGTACGGAATTTCAAAGATATTCTAGAGTTATTATGA
- a CDS encoding class II aldolase/adducin family protein, with protein MREVKDFVEISKYAGERLDLIQSAGGNSSVKLSNGQMLIKASGFLLSDINEEAGYSRVFTAPVAAIVKNEVIINSVNKRQRELLTAQLLKEATIDKQNRPSIETLLHSFLLKYTLHTHSIVVNMVVVQNNWKEILNSIFKEEVLAYVGYETPGIELAIALDKELQRFDKIPNIIFLQNHGLIVTSDDKDEIKTLTEDVLEKIEKFMNIDMSRYKLTNDISNLFNSISDNPNISYLCEDKFLNEQLLKSEKLFFNSPFCPDTFVYCNVSPVKLESLSDKKSLIDYKVKCNEFPKIVIYDGKLFFRALTIKKAKEIEEVFKFHIMVLSQNENKTINFLEKEELAYLANWEAEKFRQEL; from the coding sequence ATGAGGGAAGTAAAAGATTTTGTAGAAATATCAAAATATGCTGGAGAACGACTTGATTTAATTCAGTCAGCTGGAGGGAACAGTTCGGTTAAGTTAAGTAATGGTCAGATGCTTATTAAAGCATCCGGATTTTTGCTAAGTGATATTAATGAAGAGGCAGGGTATTCAAGAGTTTTTACTGCACCCGTAGCTGCAATTGTGAAAAATGAAGTCATTATTAACTCCGTTAACAAACGTCAAAGAGAATTGTTAACAGCACAACTTTTAAAAGAGGCAACGATAGATAAACAAAACCGTCCTTCAATTGAAACATTACTTCATTCATTTCTTCTGAAATATACACTTCATACGCATTCAATAGTAGTGAATATGGTAGTTGTACAGAATAACTGGAAAGAGATATTAAATTCTATTTTCAAAGAAGAGGTACTAGCTTACGTTGGATATGAAACGCCGGGAATTGAATTAGCTATTGCTTTAGATAAAGAATTGCAAAGATTTGATAAAATTCCGAATATCATTTTTTTACAAAACCATGGTTTGATTGTTACATCTGATGACAAAGATGAGATTAAAACTCTTACTGAGGATGTTTTAGAAAAGATCGAAAAGTTTATGAATATCGATATGTCAAGATATAAACTCACGAACGATATTAGTAATTTATTTAATAGTATCTCGGACAACCCGAATATTTCCTATCTATGTGAGGATAAGTTTTTAAATGAACAATTACTAAAAAGCGAGAAACTGTTTTTTAATTCTCCTTTTTGCCCTGATACTTTCGTTTATTGCAATGTTAGCCCAGTTAAGCTTGAAAGTTTATCTGATAAAAAAAGCCTAATAGATTATAAGGTGAAGTGTAACGAATTTCCAAAGATAGTAATCTACGATGGTAAGCTTTTTTTTAGGGCTTTGACTATAAAGAAAGCAAAAGAAATAGAAGAAGTTTTTAAATTTCATATTATGGTTTTATCACAAAACGAAAATAAAACTATAAACTTCTTAGAGAAGGAAGAATTGGCTTATCTCGCAAATTGGGAAGCTGAAAAATTTAGACAGGAATTATAA